Proteins from one Geomonas agri genomic window:
- a CDS encoding ATP-binding protein, giving the protein MQPRFGIRTKLLLSILAILLISYSTLIYSTMKTMSASLRSEVDRNLETNLTYARSQYQDRARVVKYSLLQPASSKTVQEHLVTGDRPWLDSRLKDVHKVLPYLDFLLVIDGRKRIVAGINTNSYGEELYLPGVLDQALAGKRAVHSTEILPAAVLCQAGTTRYCEQESNAEALVNTVVVPVLSDSGAELGCFVAGEVLNNHAILPSELQEVSGRDVEVSITQRDLRIASSLPATLRDISTLSPQVIDVLERGEVYRGEARIGSRDYETVIDPILNSRGEFVGSVSVAVATERFRETKRENLGNILASAFIGIICSFGLAFLASRHLTGPLRQLAASASKIEQGDLDQRVEGDQDDEVGVLASSFNKMVQALKERDSIINKKTDDLQDLNEQLERMVDERTSALVMEMGRLEAVLTSLAEAVVVTDLDNRVVLFNPAAQQLFEMVPHRVVGQPIEQVCELVGFTSLWERIKDLAQPDRGGGTKEELTVKGKRLYVYLSSLSDEFGNFAGIVLSIRDVTVEQQVDRMKTEFISTVSHELKTPLTSIKGSLQLLLTRSKWLTDTERQLLTVCFRNTQRLIRLIGEILDISGIESGGMVFKFKPVSIGELTVYAVEEIKSYAMGRDITIVNTVGEHLPMVYGDSDRLIQVITNLLSNAVKFSPEGKVVMISAEQEGNYVVVSVADKGRVIQWSDRDKLFKKFQQIECQERGKVGGTGLGLAICKEIIERHHGRIFYTAAQERGNTFSFTVPIIGETDAKG; this is encoded by the coding sequence ATGCAACCACGCTTTGGCATAAGAACCAAACTGCTCCTGTCCATTCTCGCCATCCTTCTCATCTCTTATTCCACCCTGATCTACTCGACCATGAAGACCATGAGCGCGTCCCTGCGTTCAGAGGTCGACCGTAACCTGGAAACCAACCTCACCTACGCCCGCAGCCAATACCAGGACCGCGCCAGGGTGGTCAAATATTCGCTGCTGCAGCCAGCCAGCTCGAAAACGGTGCAGGAACACCTGGTGACCGGGGACCGCCCCTGGCTCGACTCCCGTCTCAAAGACGTGCACAAGGTGCTCCCCTACCTGGACTTCCTGCTGGTGATCGATGGCAGAAAGCGGATCGTTGCCGGCATCAACACCAACTCCTACGGCGAGGAACTGTACCTGCCCGGGGTGCTGGACCAGGCACTGGCGGGAAAACGGGCGGTGCATTCCACCGAGATCCTCCCGGCGGCGGTACTGTGCCAGGCAGGGACGACCCGGTATTGCGAACAGGAGAGTAACGCCGAGGCGCTGGTGAACACGGTGGTGGTGCCGGTACTGAGCGATAGCGGCGCCGAGCTCGGATGTTTCGTTGCCGGCGAAGTGCTCAACAATCACGCGATACTCCCCAGCGAACTGCAGGAGGTATCCGGCAGAGACGTCGAGGTGAGTATCACCCAACGGGACCTGCGCATCGCCAGCAGCCTGCCGGCCACCCTGCGCGACATCTCCACCCTCTCACCCCAAGTCATCGACGTGCTGGAGCGGGGCGAGGTCTATCGCGGCGAGGCGCGCATCGGGTCGAGAGACTACGAAACGGTTATCGACCCCATCCTGAACAGTCGGGGCGAATTCGTCGGTTCCGTTTCGGTCGCCGTTGCCACCGAAAGGTTTAGGGAAACCAAGCGTGAGAATCTCGGCAACATCCTCGCCTCCGCATTTATCGGCATCATCTGTTCCTTCGGCCTCGCTTTTCTCGCCTCCCGCCACCTGACCGGGCCTCTGCGGCAACTGGCGGCGAGCGCCAGCAAGATCGAACAGGGGGATCTGGACCAGAGGGTCGAGGGGGACCAGGACGACGAGGTGGGGGTGCTGGCCTCTTCGTTCAACAAGATGGTGCAGGCACTTAAGGAACGCGACTCCATCATCAACAAGAAGACGGACGACCTCCAGGACTTGAACGAGCAGCTGGAGCGGATGGTGGACGAGCGGACCTCGGCCTTGGTCATGGAGATGGGGAGGCTGGAGGCGGTGTTGACCAGCCTGGCCGAGGCCGTGGTGGTGACCGACCTGGACAACCGGGTGGTGCTCTTCAACCCGGCGGCGCAGCAGCTCTTCGAGATGGTGCCGCACCGCGTGGTAGGGCAGCCCATCGAACAGGTATGCGAACTGGTAGGCTTCACGTCGCTTTGGGAGCGGATCAAGGACCTGGCCCAGCCCGACCGCGGCGGCGGGACCAAGGAGGAGCTGACGGTGAAGGGGAAGCGGCTGTACGTCTACCTCTCCTCGCTCTCCGACGAGTTCGGCAACTTCGCAGGCATCGTCCTCTCCATCCGCGACGTTACCGTGGAGCAGCAGGTGGACCGGATGAAGACCGAGTTCATCTCCACGGTCTCGCATGAGCTGAAGACCCCGCTCACCTCCATCAAGGGATCGCTGCAGCTCCTTTTGACCCGGAGCAAGTGGCTCACCGACACCGAGCGGCAGCTCCTTACCGTCTGCTTCCGCAACACCCAGCGTCTGATCCGGCTGATCGGCGAGATCCTCGACATCTCGGGCATCGAGTCGGGCGGGATGGTGTTCAAGTTCAAGCCGGTCTCCATCGGCGAACTCACGGTGTACGCCGTCGAGGAGATCAAGTCCTACGCCATGGGACGCGACATCACCATCGTCAACACCGTCGGCGAGCACCTCCCCATGGTCTACGGCGACAGCGACCGCCTGATCCAGGTGATCACCAACCTCCTTTCCAACGCGGTGAAGTTCTCGCCCGAGGGTAAGGTGGTGATGATCAGCGCGGAGCAGGAAGGGAACTACGTGGTGGTGTCGGTGGCCGACAAGGGGCGCGTGATCCAGTGGTCGGACCGCGACAAGCTTTTCAAAAAATTCCAACAGATAGAGTGCCAGGAACGGGGCAAGGTGGGTGGCACCGGGCTGGGGCTCGCCATCTGCAAGGAGATCATCGAGCGCCACCACGGCCGGATCTTCTACACCGCCGCCCAGGAGCGCGGCAACACCTTCAGCTTCACCGTGCCAATCATAGGGGAGACCGATGCCAAAGGATAA
- a CDS encoding HEAT repeat domain-containing protein gives MQQSEKVDNSLNERRDILDLLVRLKSDGISIHEMERIGLKFQEAGRRALRPLVRELWRENSGELITKYAYILDFFDTSDWLDQLIQIALKRQDLAADGKAALMIALEGYGVDVNSPPFKHDKPSSGGTSLGQQVQGAMQLGEEGMVTFLDDFLSYPAEVQQVVIRELCHSGDDQSPRLLQAMLWHEDRDIVQSALAALGKIRDSRAAAVLQDFLADCDAELAPFAEKALRRLRFLGVVVPPPRKQLPFHTAYATPPDGDGYRSLLLSRWAGPDTVSVLYMQVHERRGVLAAWGAGDLTLDNFTAEVEGFRMQDDLIEVAPGYLLDLVRDALYWSRDLCYLPADFYMRRGIFAGEDMTPARFTEKLTDLPRGRRLSFHEGEQLAQRLFADSFFSGWFMAAQRVYDFAEEYRSGKGCEQVLERFCAELLAPEMELIRERLLVSADLMRRCGRDNLEVAKIVGLADSMVDSPLPHHLHPFLRRFALESMEIARESLERGEEPPLRAVEEL, from the coding sequence ATGCAACAGAGCGAGAAGGTAGACAACTCCCTCAACGAGCGTCGCGATATTCTGGATCTCCTGGTGCGGCTTAAGAGTGACGGTATCTCTATCCACGAGATGGAGCGGATTGGCCTGAAGTTCCAGGAGGCGGGCAGACGCGCGCTGCGTCCGCTGGTGCGGGAACTCTGGCGCGAAAACTCGGGAGAACTGATCACCAAGTATGCCTACATACTGGACTTCTTCGATACCAGCGACTGGCTCGACCAGTTGATCCAGATAGCGCTCAAGCGCCAGGACCTCGCTGCCGACGGCAAGGCCGCCCTGATGATCGCGCTGGAAGGGTACGGCGTCGACGTCAACTCACCTCCCTTCAAGCATGACAAGCCGAGTTCCGGCGGCACCTCGCTGGGGCAGCAGGTCCAGGGAGCCATGCAACTGGGCGAGGAGGGGATGGTCACCTTCCTGGACGACTTCCTCTCCTACCCTGCCGAAGTGCAGCAGGTCGTGATCCGCGAGTTGTGCCACTCGGGCGACGACCAGTCCCCCCGCTTGCTTCAGGCAATGCTCTGGCACGAGGACCGCGATATCGTGCAATCCGCGCTGGCAGCCCTGGGTAAAATAAGGGACTCCAGGGCCGCAGCCGTGCTGCAGGACTTCCTGGCCGACTGCGACGCTGAACTGGCTCCTTTCGCCGAGAAGGCCCTGCGCAGGCTCCGTTTCCTGGGGGTCGTGGTGCCGCCGCCGCGCAAACAGCTTCCGTTCCATACTGCCTATGCGACGCCGCCGGACGGGGACGGGTACCGTTCCCTGCTCCTGTCCCGCTGGGCTGGGCCGGATACGGTCAGCGTGCTGTACATGCAGGTGCACGAGCGGCGTGGAGTGCTGGCCGCCTGGGGCGCCGGGGACCTCACCCTCGACAACTTCACTGCCGAGGTGGAAGGGTTCCGGATGCAGGACGACCTGATCGAGGTGGCTCCGGGGTACCTGCTGGACCTCGTGCGTGACGCCCTTTACTGGAGCCGTGACCTCTGCTACCTCCCGGCTGACTTCTACATGAGGCGCGGTATCTTTGCCGGCGAGGACATGACCCCGGCACGGTTCACGGAAAAGCTCACCGACCTCCCCCGCGGTCGCCGGCTCAGCTTCCACGAGGGCGAGCAACTGGCCCAACGGCTCTTCGCCGACAGCTTCTTCTCCGGCTGGTTCATGGCGGCACAGCGGGTCTACGACTTCGCCGAGGAATACCGCAGCGGCAAGGGGTGCGAGCAGGTTCTGGAGCGTTTCTGCGCGGAGCTGCTGGCGCCCGAGATGGAATTGATCCGGGAGCGGCTGCTGGTAAGTGCGGACCTGATGCGCCGCTGCGGCAGGGACAACCTCGAAGTGGCCAAGATTGTGGGACTTGCCGACAGCATGGTGGACAGCCCGCTGCCGCACCACCTGCACCCGTTCCTGCGCCGCTTCGCTCTGGAGAGCATGGAGATCGCCCGGGAATCGCTGGAGCGCGGCGAGGAGCCGCCGCTGAGGGCGGTAGAAGAGCTGTAG
- a CDS encoding NAD(P)H-dependent glycerol-3-phosphate dehydrogenase yields the protein MLEKVAVIGAGSWGTTLADLLAKKGHQVTLWAYEAELVVTMRDTRENNLFLPGITLQESLAFTNDLEEAYRGCTMVLCVVPSQLVRRVISNSLPFIPKEAVIISASKGIEVDTLATVSEIYQEILPPEMYANFAALSGPSFAREVAQEMPTAVAAAAATEQIARRVQEAFNTNFFRVYRNSDVVGVELGGAIKNVIAIAAGISDGLGFGCNTRAALITRGLAEMTRLGLAMGAQPATFAGLAGMGDLVLTCTGDLSRNRSVGIQIGQGRRLEEILGEMRMVAEGVKTTESAYNLAKKLGVEMPIIDQMYQMLYQNKPAREAVLELMTRNLKAEGA from the coding sequence ATGCTAGAGAAAGTTGCAGTAATCGGTGCCGGCAGTTGGGGCACCACGCTAGCCGACCTGCTCGCCAAGAAGGGCCACCAGGTCACCCTGTGGGCCTACGAGGCGGAACTGGTGGTCACCATGCGCGACACCAGGGAGAACAACCTCTTCCTCCCGGGCATCACGCTGCAGGAAAGCCTCGCTTTCACCAACGACCTCGAGGAGGCCTACCGCGGCTGCACCATGGTGCTCTGCGTGGTGCCGTCCCAGCTAGTGCGTCGGGTGATCAGCAACTCCCTCCCCTTCATCCCCAAAGAGGCGGTCATCATCTCCGCCAGCAAGGGGATCGAGGTGGACACCTTGGCCACCGTTTCCGAAATCTACCAGGAAATCCTCCCCCCGGAGATGTACGCCAACTTCGCCGCCCTCTCCGGCCCGAGCTTCGCGCGCGAGGTGGCGCAGGAGATGCCGACCGCGGTAGCGGCTGCCGCTGCTACCGAGCAGATCGCGCGCCGGGTGCAGGAAGCATTCAACACCAACTTCTTCCGGGTCTACCGTAACTCGGACGTGGTGGGGGTGGAACTTGGCGGCGCCATCAAGAACGTCATCGCCATCGCCGCGGGCATCTCGGACGGTCTTGGCTTCGGCTGCAACACCCGCGCGGCCCTGATCACCCGCGGCCTTGCCGAGATGACCCGGCTCGGGCTCGCCATGGGGGCCCAGCCCGCCACCTTCGCGGGGCTCGCCGGGATGGGAGACCTGGTGCTCACCTGCACCGGCGACCTGTCCAGGAACCGCAGCGTCGGCATCCAGATCGGGCAGGGGCGCCGCCTCGAGGAGATCCTCGGCGAAATGCGCATGGTGGCCGAAGGGGTCAAGACCACGGAATCCGCCTACAACCTGGCCAAGAAGCTGGGGGTCGAGATGCCCATCATCGACCAGATGTACCAGATGCTCTACCAGAACAAGCCGGCACGAGAAGCGGTCCTTGAGCTTATGACCAGGAACCTCAAGGCCGAAGGAGCTTAA
- the gyrB gene encoding DNA topoisomerase (ATP-hydrolyzing) subunit B has translation MSSEEQSDYGADKIQILEGLEAVRKRPAMYIGSTAAQGLHHLVYELVDNAIDEALAGYCDAVQVTIHLDGSVTVEDNGRGIPTDMHPTEGRSAAEVVLTVLHAGGKFDNSSYKVSGGLHGVGSSVVNALSTKLELEIRRNGNLYTQSYRRGVPQAPLAITGETKRRGTKITFLPDGEIFETTEFSFDVLSKRLRELAFLNAGVRIKIHDERTEKDHDFFYEGGIRSFVEYLNKNKNLVNAEPIYIKGEKSGVDIEIAMQYNDSYDEKVFSFANNINTHEGGTHLIGFKASLTRTMNNYATANNLLKNVKVAISGDDLREGLTAVISVKISQPQFEGQTKTKLGNSEVKGYVETLMNEKLATYLEENPAMARKILEKSIDAARAREAARKARELTRRKGALEVGTLPGKLADCQEKDPALCELFLVEGDSAGGSAKQGRDRKYQAILPLKGKILNVEKARFDKMLASQEIRTLISALGTSIGKEDFDIAKLRYHRIIIMTDADVDGSHILTLLLTFFFRQMMELIERGYLYIAQPPLYKIKRGRKEQYLKNEAALQAYLLEEGTEDMTLKLGSGNDERAYRGKQIIPILTQLIDYDELFDKVVKKGINELLLKVFLKAGIKPGLEEMSDLIALVPKMKEAHPEVEAQVYDDSIIFAFGNLRVKTDQAIFEVLDSYEYAMLLENHKRVRSVMGVGAGVILGPEDKVMFESESQDDILSWFMESAKKGLYIQRYKGLGEMNPEQLWETTMHQENRVLLQVKIEDAVAAEEIFTVLMGDQVEPRRDFIEQNALNVVNLDV, from the coding sequence ATGAGCTCAGAAGAACAAAGCGATTACGGGGCGGATAAAATCCAGATTCTGGAAGGATTGGAAGCGGTAAGAAAGCGTCCGGCCATGTACATCGGTTCCACCGCTGCTCAAGGTCTGCACCACCTGGTTTACGAACTGGTGGACAACGCCATCGACGAGGCACTCGCCGGCTACTGCGATGCGGTACAGGTCACCATCCACCTGGACGGCTCGGTCACCGTCGAGGACAACGGCCGCGGCATCCCGACCGACATGCACCCCACCGAGGGCCGGTCAGCGGCCGAGGTCGTCCTCACCGTGCTCCATGCCGGCGGCAAGTTCGACAACTCCTCCTACAAGGTTTCCGGCGGCCTGCACGGCGTGGGAAGCTCGGTCGTCAACGCGCTCTCCACCAAGCTGGAACTGGAGATCCGCCGCAACGGCAACCTCTACACCCAGAGCTACCGCAGGGGCGTGCCCCAGGCGCCGCTCGCCATCACCGGCGAGACCAAGCGTCGCGGCACAAAGATCACCTTCCTCCCCGACGGCGAGATATTCGAGACCACCGAGTTCTCCTTCGACGTCCTCTCCAAGCGCCTGAGGGAGCTCGCCTTCCTGAACGCCGGCGTGCGCATCAAGATCCATGACGAGCGCACCGAGAAGGACCACGACTTCTTCTACGAGGGCGGCATCAGGAGCTTCGTCGAGTACCTGAACAAGAACAAGAACCTGGTCAACGCGGAACCGATCTACATCAAGGGGGAGAAGAGCGGCGTCGATATCGAGATCGCCATGCAGTACAACGACTCCTACGACGAGAAAGTGTTCTCCTTTGCCAACAACATCAACACCCACGAGGGGGGCACGCACCTGATCGGCTTCAAGGCGTCGCTCACCCGTACCATGAACAACTACGCCACCGCCAACAACCTGTTGAAGAACGTGAAGGTGGCGATCTCGGGAGACGACCTGCGCGAAGGTCTCACCGCGGTCATCTCCGTCAAGATCTCCCAGCCGCAGTTCGAGGGGCAGACCAAGACCAAGCTGGGCAACTCCGAGGTGAAAGGTTACGTCGAGACCCTGATGAACGAGAAGCTGGCGACCTACCTGGAAGAAAACCCGGCCATGGCCAGGAAGATCCTGGAGAAGTCGATCGACGCGGCCCGTGCCCGCGAGGCGGCCAGGAAGGCCCGCGAACTGACCCGCCGCAAAGGGGCGCTCGAGGTGGGCACCCTCCCCGGCAAGCTGGCCGACTGCCAGGAGAAGGACCCGGCGCTGTGCGAACTGTTCCTGGTCGAGGGTGACTCCGCAGGGGGCTCGGCGAAGCAGGGGCGTGACCGTAAGTACCAGGCGATCCTCCCCTTGAAGGGTAAGATCCTCAACGTCGAGAAGGCGCGCTTCGACAAGATGCTCGCCTCCCAGGAGATCAGGACCCTGATCTCGGCCTTGGGCACCTCGATCGGCAAGGAAGACTTCGACATCGCGAAGCTCCGTTACCACCGCATCATCATCATGACCGATGCGGACGTCGACGGTTCGCACATCCTGACGCTTTTGCTCACCTTCTTCTTCCGTCAGATGATGGAGCTGATCGAGCGTGGCTACCTCTATATCGCCCAGCCGCCGCTGTACAAAATCAAGCGCGGCAGGAAAGAGCAATACCTGAAAAACGAAGCGGCGCTGCAGGCGTACCTCCTCGAGGAAGGGACCGAGGATATGACCCTGAAACTCGGCTCCGGCAACGACGAGCGCGCCTACCGCGGCAAGCAGATCATCCCGATCCTCACCCAGTTGATCGACTACGACGAGCTCTTCGACAAGGTGGTCAAGAAGGGGATCAACGAGCTGCTCCTGAAGGTCTTCTTGAAGGCCGGCATCAAGCCGGGCCTGGAGGAGATGTCGGACCTGATCGCGCTGGTGCCCAAGATGAAGGAGGCCCACCCTGAGGTGGAGGCCCAGGTCTACGACGACAGCATCATCTTCGCCTTCGGTAACCTCAGGGTGAAGACCGATCAGGCCATCTTCGAGGTGCTGGACTCCTACGAGTACGCCATGCTGCTCGAGAACCACAAGCGGGTCCGCTCCGTGATGGGTGTCGGCGCCGGCGTCATCCTCGGGCCGGAAGACAAAGTGATGTTCGAGAGCGAGAGCCAGGACGATATCCTGTCCTGGTTCATGGAGAGCGCCAAGAAGGGTCTCTACATCCAGCGCTACAAAGGTCTGGGCGAGATGAACCCGGAGCAGCTCTGGGAGACCACCATGCACCAGGAGAACAGGGTGCTCTTGCAGGTGAAGATCGAGGACGCCGTGGCGGCCGAGGAGATCTTCACCGTGCTCATGGGTGACCAGGTCGAGCCGCGCCGCGACTTCATTGAGCAGAACGCGCTCAACGTCGTCAACCTGGACGTGTAA
- the gyrA gene encoding DNA gyrase subunit A, which produces MLNQLNKVSVNIEDEMKRSYMDYAMSVIVGRALPDVRDGLKPVHRRCLYAMYDMSNDWNKPYKKSARVVGDVIGKYHPHGDTAVYDTLVRMAQDFSLRYPLVDGQGNFGSIDGDSPAAMRYTEIRMEQLAHELLNDLDKETVPFGPNYDDSLKEPLVLPSKFPNLLVNGSAGIAVGMATNIPPHNLSEVVDAIVAIIDNPQLSFEELVELIPGPDFPTGGFIYGREGIMKAYSTGRGIIQMRAKVQIETQKKTERQSIVVTEIPYQVNKAKLVEKIAELVKEKKIEGISDLRDESDREGMRIVIELKKDENPTIILNHLYKQTQMQSSFGIIMLAIVHNRPRVLTLKETIEFFIEHRKEIVTRRTIFDLKKAEARAHILEGLKIALDNLDEVIALIKASASPAEAKVGLMEKFGLSDLQAQAILDMRLHRLTGLEREKILEELREILKYIARLKEILASEAEILKIIVGELLELKDKFGDKRRSEIVMQTADISLEDTIVEEDMVVTISHTGYIKRNAVTLYRAQRRGGKGKTGMKTKEEDFVEQLFIASTKDYLMFFTDAGKVYWLKVYEIPEAGRAARGKAIVNLLNLANNEKITTILPVKEFVDDRYIMMATRNGVVKKTNLMEYSHPRVGGIIAVNLDEGDKLISVALTDGKQDVLLATATGKAIRFKEDDVRTVGRVSRGVRGMTLEDEDVVIGMEILNENFTDSTIFTVTENGYGKRTEISEYRTQSRGGKGIITIKTTERNGNVVDIKQVVDDNDLMLITDQGKILRVSVAGFSIIGRNTQGVRLMVKEENERVVAVARLAEKEDQEENEEENDIDEIVELETEGGEGEE; this is translated from the coding sequence ATGCTGAATCAACTGAACAAGGTATCGGTGAACATCGAAGACGAGATGAAGCGCTCCTACATGGATTACGCCATGTCGGTCATCGTCGGCCGCGCGCTTCCCGACGTACGTGACGGCCTGAAGCCGGTGCACAGGCGCTGCCTCTACGCCATGTACGACATGAGCAACGACTGGAACAAGCCGTACAAGAAATCGGCCCGCGTCGTCGGCGACGTCATCGGTAAGTACCACCCGCACGGCGATACCGCCGTCTACGACACCCTGGTCAGGATGGCCCAGGACTTCTCGCTGCGGTACCCGCTGGTCGATGGCCAGGGTAACTTTGGCTCCATCGACGGCGACTCCCCGGCGGCAATGCGTTACACCGAGATCAGGATGGAGCAGCTGGCCCACGAGCTCCTGAACGACCTGGACAAGGAAACGGTTCCGTTCGGCCCCAACTACGACGACTCCTTGAAAGAGCCGCTGGTCCTTCCCTCCAAGTTCCCGAACCTGCTGGTGAACGGTTCCGCCGGCATCGCGGTCGGCATGGCGACCAACATCCCACCCCACAACCTCTCCGAGGTCGTGGACGCCATCGTCGCCATCATCGATAACCCGCAGCTCTCCTTCGAGGAGCTGGTGGAACTGATCCCGGGGCCGGACTTCCCGACCGGCGGCTTCATCTACGGCCGCGAAGGAATCATGAAGGCCTACTCCACCGGCCGCGGCATCATCCAGATGCGCGCCAAGGTGCAGATCGAGACCCAGAAGAAGACCGAGCGCCAGTCCATCGTGGTCACCGAGATCCCGTACCAGGTGAACAAGGCCAAGCTGGTAGAGAAAATCGCGGAACTGGTCAAGGAAAAGAAGATCGAGGGCATCTCCGACTTGAGGGACGAGAGCGACCGCGAGGGTATGCGCATCGTCATCGAACTCAAGAAGGACGAGAACCCGACCATCATCCTGAACCACCTGTACAAGCAGACCCAGATGCAGTCTTCCTTCGGCATCATCATGTTGGCCATCGTGCACAACCGGCCGCGCGTCCTGACCCTGAAGGAGACCATCGAGTTCTTCATCGAGCACAGGAAAGAGATCGTCACCCGCCGCACCATCTTCGACCTGAAGAAGGCCGAAGCCCGCGCTCACATCCTGGAAGGCTTGAAGATCGCCTTGGACAACCTGGACGAGGTGATCGCGCTGATCAAGGCCAGCGCCTCGCCGGCCGAGGCGAAGGTTGGCCTCATGGAGAAGTTCGGGCTCTCCGACCTGCAGGCCCAGGCCATCCTCGACATGAGGCTGCACCGCCTGACCGGTCTCGAGCGCGAGAAGATCCTCGAAGAGCTGCGCGAGATCCTGAAGTACATCGCCCGCCTGAAGGAGATCCTGGCTTCCGAGGCTGAGATCCTCAAGATCATCGTGGGCGAACTGCTGGAACTGAAAGACAAGTTCGGCGACAAGCGCCGCTCCGAGATCGTGATGCAAACCGCGGACATTTCGCTCGAGGACACCATCGTCGAGGAAGACATGGTGGTCACCATCTCGCACACCGGCTACATCAAGCGTAACGCCGTCACCCTGTACCGCGCCCAGCGCCGCGGCGGCAAAGGGAAGACCGGCATGAAGACCAAAGAGGAGGATTTCGTGGAGCAGCTGTTCATCGCCTCCACCAAGGACTACCTCATGTTCTTCACCGACGCCGGCAAGGTGTACTGGTTGAAGGTGTACGAGATTCCGGAAGCGGGCCGCGCAGCGCGTGGCAAGGCAATCGTGAACCTGTTGAACCTCGCCAACAACGAGAAGATCACCACCATCCTCCCGGTAAAGGAGTTCGTAGACGACAGGTACATCATGATGGCCACCAGGAACGGCGTCGTGAAGAAGACCAACCTGATGGAGTACTCGCACCCGAGGGTGGGTGGCATCATCGCCGTCAACCTGGACGAAGGGGACAAGTTGATCTCCGTGGCCCTCACCGACGGTAAGCAGGACGTGCTTCTCGCCACCGCGACCGGCAAGGCGATCCGCTTCAAGGAAGACGACGTCCGCACCGTGGGCCGCGTTTCCCGCGGCGTGCGCGGCATGACGCTGGAGGACGAGGACGTGGTGATCGGCATGGAGATTCTCAACGAAAACTTCACCGATTCCACCATCTTCACCGTCACCGAGAACGGTTACGGCAAGCGGACCGAGATCAGCGAGTACCGTACCCAGTCCCGCGGCGGCAAGGGAATCATCACCATCAAGACCACCGAGCGTAACGGCAACGTGGTGGACATCAAGCAAGTGGTGGACGACAACGACCTGATGCTGATCACCGACCAGGGCAAGATCTTGCGCGTCTCCGTGGCCGGCTTCTCCATCATCGGCCGCAACACCCAGGGCGTGCGCCTCATGGTGAAGGAAGAGAACGAGCGCGTCGTCGCCGTGGCCCGCCTGGCCGAGAAAGAGGACCAGGAGGAGAACGAGGAAGAGAACGACATCGACGAAATTGTCGAACTCGAAACCGAGGGCGGCGAAGGCGAAGAGTAA
- the recF gene encoding DNA replication/repair protein RecF (All proteins in this family for which functions are known are DNA-binding proteins that assist the filamentation of RecA onto DNA for the initiation of recombination or recombinational repair.), translating to MKLIKLKLASFRNLQNIELVPGKKFNVFYGNNGQGKTNLLESIYLLATMKSFKQAKNAELIAFGSEFALIKGIVERDRVSREIALLLEKQGKKAKIDAKLATRLDDFFGSLNVVLFTPEEISMVRGGPDLRRRYLDRAVFTCDLSYLAAFHDYSKILKNRNALLKVGDGSGLEVWTEQLIQAAQLVIERRKAYLAEIGKLLQGFYSEISGNDETVQIEYRLHGVDQKAYGEDPAAALADALKAHAAEEKRRQTTAIGPHRDDLYFGLNGRSARHFASQGQQRSFVLALKMAEIEYITRCFEAPPVLLLDDMTSELDRERNRNLMDFLKKREMQVFITTTSLSNVAIEEMEDNRTFRIREGRIIER from the coding sequence ATGAAACTTATAAAACTCAAACTTGCTTCATTCCGTAACCTGCAGAACATCGAGCTTGTTCCAGGCAAGAAGTTCAACGTTTTTTACGGCAATAACGGCCAGGGCAAGACCAACCTGCTGGAATCGATCTACCTCCTTGCGACGATGAAGTCCTTCAAGCAGGCGAAAAACGCCGAGCTGATCGCGTTCGGCTCGGAGTTCGCCCTGATCAAGGGGATCGTGGAACGGGACCGGGTCAGCAGGGAGATCGCCCTGCTGTTGGAGAAGCAAGGCAAAAAGGCGAAGATCGACGCCAAGCTCGCGACGCGGCTGGACGACTTCTTTGGCAGTTTAAACGTGGTGCTTTTCACGCCGGAAGAGATATCCATGGTGCGCGGGGGGCCGGACCTGCGGCGCAGGTACCTGGACCGGGCGGTCTTCACCTGCGATTTAAGTTACCTGGCCGCCTTTCACGACTACTCGAAGATCCTGAAAAACCGCAACGCCCTCTTGAAGGTCGGCGACGGCAGCGGGCTCGAGGTCTGGACCGAGCAGTTGATCCAGGCTGCGCAACTGGTGATCGAGCGAAGAAAGGCGTACCTGGCCGAGATAGGGAAACTGCTGCAGGGCTTCTACAGCGAGATTTCCGGCAACGACGAGACGGTGCAGATCGAGTACCGGCTGCACGGGGTGGACCAGAAGGCCTATGGCGAGGATCCCGCCGCCGCCCTCGCCGATGCACTCAAGGCGCACGCGGCGGAAGAGAAGAGGCGCCAGACTACGGCCATAGGGCCGCACCGGGACGACCTCTACTTCGGGTTGAACGGTCGCTCCGCCCGGCACTTCGCATCGCAGGGACAGCAGAGGTCCTTCGTGCTGGCGCTCAAGATGGCGGAGATCGAGTACATCACCAGGTGCTTCGAGGCACCGCCGGTGCTCCTGCTGGACGACATGACCAGCGAACTCGACCGCGAGCGCAACCGGAACCTGATGGATTTTCTGAAGAAAAGAGAGATGCAGGTCTTCATCACCACCACGTCGCTCTCCAACGTGGCGATCGAGGAGATGGAAGACAATCGGACCTTCAGGATACGTGAAGGCCGCATCATCGAGAGATGA